One Dictyoglomus sp. DNA window includes the following coding sequences:
- a CDS encoding divalent-cation tolerance protein CutA yields MILVISTVKNEEEGKRIVNLLLDEKLIACGNIISQVKSLFFWNNIKEEVEECVLFLKTSQEKFPVLIRRLKEIHSYELPEIIAIPINLGDPIYLKWIEDSTK; encoded by the coding sequence ATGATATTAGTAATTTCTACTGTTAAAAATGAAGAGGAAGGAAAAAGAATTGTAAATCTTCTTCTTGATGAGAAATTGATTGCTTGTGGAAATATTATATCCCAAGTAAAGTCTTTATTTTTCTGGAACAATATTAAGGAAGAAGTAGAAGAGTGTGTTTTATTTTTAAAAACTTCTCAAGAAAAGTTTCCTGTTTTAATTAGAAGATTAAAGGAAATTCATAGTTATGAATTACCTGAAATAATAGCAATTCCAATAAATTTAGGAGACCCAATCTATTTAAAATGGATAGAAGATTCTACAAAATAG
- a CDS encoding ABC transporter permease yields MELRNILSTGSIILSFLLGFLSAYAVVKELNFSILFKNEKSIGATIAKLIIFIIIWAFVGQFLSFIFVLVRLQE; encoded by the coding sequence ATGGAATTAAGGAATATATTAAGTACGGGAAGTATAATTTTGAGTTTTTTATTGGGATTTTTATCTGCCTATGCAGTAGTTAAGGAATTAAATTTTTCTATTTTATTTAAAAACGAAAAAAGTATAGGAGCAACTATTGCAAAACTTATAATATTTATAATAATCTGGGCTTTTGTAGGGCAATTCTTAAGTTTTATTTTTGTTTTAGTAAGATTACAGGAATGA
- a CDS encoding radical SAM protein, producing the protein MKPIYLETFNKGELDIKIKEAYRKLESCDLCPRNCRINRLKGEKGYCKSGAEPIISDFFPHFGEEKVLVGRTGSGTIFFTNCNLGCIFCQNYSISHLGIGEKVSIENLAKIMLYLQSLKCNNINLVTPTHFVPQILASLKIAILEGLNIPLVYNTSGYENIETLRILEGVIDIYMPDIKFISKEVARKLANAEDYPEIAKEALKEMQRQVGDLVINEDGIAERGLIVRHLLLPNNLSGIEEWLEFLKEEISPNVFINIMDQYRPLYRAWEYPEINRVITWEEYKVAIRLAKDKGFRRIYPT; encoded by the coding sequence ATGAAGCCAATATATTTGGAAACTTTCAATAAAGGAGAACTGGATATAAAAATTAAAGAAGCTTACAGAAAGCTTGAATCTTGTGATCTATGTCCCCGAAATTGTAGGATAAATAGACTAAAAGGAGAAAAAGGATATTGTAAATCAGGGGCTGAACCTATTATTTCAGATTTTTTCCCTCATTTTGGGGAAGAGAAGGTTTTAGTTGGAAGAACAGGCTCAGGAACTATATTTTTCACTAACTGTAATCTTGGATGCATATTTTGCCAAAATTACTCAATAAGTCATCTTGGTATTGGAGAAAAAGTCTCTATTGAGAATTTAGCTAAAATTATGTTATACTTGCAAAGTTTGAAATGTAATAATATAAATTTAGTAACTCCTACCCATTTTGTACCACAGATTTTGGCAAGTCTAAAAATAGCAATTTTAGAAGGACTAAATATACCTTTGGTTTATAATACGAGTGGTTATGAGAATATTGAAACTTTAAGAATTTTGGAAGGGGTAATAGATATATATATGCCTGATATAAAATTTATTTCTAAAGAAGTTGCGCGAAAATTGGCTAATGCAGAAGACTATCCAGAAATAGCGAAAGAAGCATTAAAAGAAATGCAAAGACAAGTGGGAGATTTAGTTATAAATGAAGATGGGATTGCAGAGAGAGGTCTTATTGTAAGGCATTTACTTCTACCAAATAATCTTTCTGGAATTGAAGAATGGTTAGAATTTTTAAAAGAAGAAATATCTCCTAATGTATTTATTAATATTATGGATCAATATCGTCCTCTTTATAGAGCTTGGGAATATCCTGAAATCAATAGAGTTATTACTTGGGAGGAATATAAGGTTGCTATAAGATTAGCTAAAGATAAGGGATTTAGGAGAATATATCCGACATGA
- a CDS encoding TatD family hydrolase yields the protein MWIDLHTHLNHESLYKNWKEIYKKAKKVGVEGLIIVGFDFDSSRIAVEISSCEDKIFASIGIHPHDADSLNYSDFQWEDLITSKTIAIGEIGLDYYKMYSSKEKQIKIFREGLNFAKKYNLPLIIHCREAYQDLIKILKEERVWELKGVMHSFSGSYEIAKIIANWNFLFSFSGPITYPNASRLREVVSKLPLDLIVIETDSPYLSPQSKRGKINEPSNLLEIAQKLAEIKNISIEKLEEILQENIKKIFPKMFEI from the coding sequence ATGTGGATAGATTTACATACTCATTTAAACCATGAATCTTTATATAAGAACTGGAAGGAGATATACAAAAAAGCAAAGAAAGTTGGAGTTGAAGGTCTTATTATAGTAGGATTTGATTTTGATTCCAGTAGAATTGCAGTAGAAATTTCTTCGTGTGAAGATAAAATTTTTGCATCTATAGGAATTCATCCTCATGATGCTGATTCTTTGAATTATAGCGATTTTCAATGGGAGGATCTTATAACTTCAAAAACTATTGCTATTGGAGAAATAGGATTAGATTATTATAAGATGTATTCTTCAAAGGAAAAGCAAATAAAGATATTTAGAGAAGGGCTAAATTTCGCTAAAAAATATAATCTTCCTTTAATTATCCATTGCAGAGAAGCTTATCAAGATTTAATAAAAATTTTAAAAGAAGAGAGAGTATGGGAACTTAAAGGAGTAATGCATAGCTTTTCTGGAAGTTATGAGATTGCAAAAATAATAGCAAATTGGAATTTTCTTTTCTCTTTTTCTGGCCCTATAACATACCCTAATGCTTCTCGTTTGAGAGAAGTAGTTTCAAAACTTCCATTGGATCTTATTGTTATAGAAACAGACTCTCCTTATCTTTCTCCTCAATCTAAACGAGGAAAAATAAACGAGCCATCTAATCTTTTAGAGATTGCCCAGAAATTAGCAGAGATAAAAAATATTTCTATAGAAAAATTAGAGGAAATATTACAAGAAAACATTAAAAAAATTTTTCCTAAGATGTTTGAAATATGA
- a CDS encoding nucleoside deaminase, with product MNIAIKEAKKALNKKEVPVGAVLVDKDGNILAKGYNLKEKKKDPSAHAEIVVIRKASKKLNNWRLEGCSIYVTLQPCLMCFGALVQARIKRLIFGAYDPKENILETIYSNYDIEIKGGVLEEECSNLLKSFFKIIRDFSGLGFYGKI from the coding sequence ATGAATATAGCAATAAAAGAAGCTAAAAAAGCATTAAATAAAAAAGAAGTTCCTGTTGGGGCTGTTTTGGTTGATAAAGATGGAAATATTTTAGCAAAGGGCTATAACTTAAAAGAAAAGAAAAAGGATCCTTCTGCCCATGCTGAAATTGTAGTTATCAGAAAGGCCTCTAAGAAATTAAATAATTGGAGATTAGAAGGATGTTCAATATATGTCACATTACAGCCCTGTTTAATGTGTTTTGGGGCTTTAGTTCAAGCACGAATAAAAAGATTAATTTTTGGAGCTTATGATCCAAAAGAAAATATTCTTGAAACAATATACTCGAATTATGATATTGAAATAAAAGGTGGAGTTTTAGAAGAAGAATGTTCTAATTTATTAAAATCTTTTTTTAAAATAATTCGAGATTTTTCAGGCTTAGGATTTTATGGTAAAATATAA
- a CDS encoding TatD family nuclease-associated radical SAM protein, translating to MNTVYILGDNLYLNITNCCTNRCIFCIKNFSNGVGDKILWLDREPTYREIIEELKGYFPLKRYKEIVFCGFGEPLLRINVVKKIAEFVKNYDSSVFLRIDTNGHGNFFHQRNILLDLKDLIDSISISLNAETPEKYNEICRPVFKGIYEEILDFIKLATKSIKTVKITIVDLPVIDKASCEKIASELGVKLYIRKFIKTL from the coding sequence ATGAATACGGTATATATATTAGGAGATAATCTTTATCTTAACATAACTAATTGTTGTACTAATCGATGTATATTTTGTATTAAGAATTTTTCTAATGGAGTAGGCGATAAAATATTATGGTTAGATAGAGAACCTACCTATAGAGAAATTATTGAAGAACTAAAGGGTTATTTTCCTTTGAAAAGATATAAAGAAATTGTATTTTGTGGTTTTGGAGAACCTTTATTGCGGATAAATGTTGTAAAAAAAATAGCTGAGTTTGTTAAAAATTATGATTCTTCTGTATTTCTTCGGATAGATACTAATGGACACGGAAATTTTTTTCATCAAAGAAATATTCTCTTGGATTTAAAAGATTTGATTGATTCTATATCTATAAGTCTTAATGCAGAAACTCCAGAAAAATATAACGAAATATGTAGACCTGTGTTTAAAGGCATATATGAAGAAATATTAGACTTTATAAAACTGGCAACTAAGTCTATAAAAACTGTTAAAATAACAATTGTGGATTTGCCAGTAATTGATAAGGCTTCATGTGAAAAGATAGCCTCAGAATTAGGGGTAAAACTTTATATAAGAAAATTTATAAAAACTTTATGA
- a CDS encoding TIGR03936 family radical SAM-associated protein gives MNNYIYRLCYYKIGSLKYVSFRDFTKSIIRALRRTEIPILYSQGFNPMPVISFSIPVPVGVESKREWLDIVLKEKVSEDFIIKEWNKQLNLDAQFYECYFLKEKKEPIEIKYIKYNLEIFSQSLEFLYGDLNIFYSKNLFNILVRRGEKIKELDLKEYLVEIKIEEDKNINIHALTKVINGSLIRGEEILEIFSYKPLLINQVRELLL, from the coding sequence ATGAATAACTATATATATCGTCTTTGTTATTATAAAATAGGAAGTCTAAAATATGTAAGTTTCCGAGATTTTACAAAGTCTATTATTAGAGCTTTGAGAAGGACAGAGATTCCTATTCTCTATTCTCAAGGATTTAATCCTATGCCTGTTATTTCCTTTTCAATTCCTGTTCCTGTTGGTGTAGAGAGTAAAAGGGAGTGGTTAGATATAGTTCTCAAAGAAAAAGTATCTGAAGATTTTATTATAAAAGAATGGAATAAACAATTGAATTTGGATGCCCAGTTTTATGAATGTTATTTCTTAAAAGAGAAGAAAGAACCAATAGAGATAAAATATATAAAATACAATCTTGAAATTTTCTCCCAATCTTTAGAATTTCTTTATGGAGATTTGAATATATTTTATTCAAAAAATTTATTCAATATTCTTGTAAGAAGGGGAGAAAAGATAAAAGAATTAGATCTTAAAGAATATTTAGTAGAGATAAAAATAGAAGAAGATAAAAATATTAATATACATGCATTAACTAAAGTTATAAATGGAAGTTTAATTAGAGGTGAAGAAATTTTAGAAATCTTTTCATATAAACCTTTACTCATAAATCAAGTTAGAGAGCTTTTATTATGA
- a CDS encoding TIGR03960 family B12-binding radical SAM protein, which yields MYKINEILKEVKTPGRYIGEEFNVIKKNWDDARLRVALAYPDLYEIGMSNLGFQIVYHLLNKREDTLCERVFAPDLDMEKFLRSYKIPIFTLESKTPLFKFDWIGFSISYELNYSGILNILDLANMSVFSRYRKEKDPVIIAGGPSVLNPEPLAPFIDVFFIGEVEDAIDELVNTYLEWKESKESKLELYKRWVKIEGIYIPSLYEDISITPKYLWVPEKISRRIVKDLDNAYFPTKPLVPLQSVVHDRGIVEIMRGCQRNCRFCFAGYIYRPKRIRKPEKVKEIVRELFKNTGYEEITLLSLSSNDYPYIESLIHDLNEEFAGKYLNFSLPSLRADKFSLQLSEKLQRVRKSGLTFAIEAGTERLRRVINKGLKTEDFLATIKNAYDMGWRRVKLYFMLGLPTEKKEDIEELVALILKMKNQNKGMLFHLSFSIFIPKPHTAFQWERFEEKEVIEGRKKYIYENLKKGSFIIDFHDYNMSLLEAVFSRGDRKLSNVLFSAWKKGSRLEGWRDYLNISIWEEAFKENKIDPRDYLKERDLDEALPWDHIVTGVSKEFLKKEREKAYREEETPPCEWNHYCEFCGIIHYE from the coding sequence ATGTATAAAATTAATGAAATTCTAAAGGAAGTTAAAACTCCTGGAAGATATATTGGAGAGGAGTTTAATGTAATCAAAAAAAACTGGGACGATGCTAGATTGCGTGTTGCATTAGCTTATCCTGATCTTTATGAAATCGGAATGTCAAATCTTGGATTTCAAATAGTATATCATCTACTAAATAAAAGAGAAGATACTCTTTGCGAAAGAGTTTTTGCTCCAGATTTGGATATGGAGAAATTTCTTAGATCATATAAAATACCTATATTTACCTTGGAGAGTAAAACTCCTTTATTTAAATTTGACTGGATTGGTTTTAGCATATCCTATGAACTTAATTATTCTGGAATTTTAAATATTTTAGATCTTGCAAATATGTCTGTTTTTAGTAGGTACAGAAAAGAAAAAGATCCTGTAATCATAGCAGGTGGTCCCTCGGTATTAAATCCAGAACCTTTAGCCCCTTTTATAGATGTTTTCTTTATAGGAGAAGTAGAGGATGCCATTGATGAATTAGTAAATACTTACTTAGAATGGAAAGAAAGTAAAGAGTCAAAATTGGAGCTATATAAAAGATGGGTTAAAATTGAGGGAATTTACATTCCTTCTCTTTATGAGGATATTTCTATAACTCCTAAATATCTTTGGGTTCCTGAAAAAATTAGCAGAAGAATAGTAAAGGATTTAGATAATGCTTATTTTCCAACAAAACCATTGGTTCCTTTACAATCCGTTGTGCATGACAGAGGAATTGTAGAAATAATGAGAGGATGTCAGAGAAATTGTAGATTTTGTTTTGCTGGATATATTTATAGGCCTAAAAGGATAAGAAAACCCGAAAAAGTCAAAGAAATCGTTAGGGAACTTTTTAAAAATACTGGTTATGAAGAAATTACTCTTCTTTCTTTAAGTAGTAATGATTATCCCTATATAGAATCTTTGATACATGATCTAAATGAAGAGTTCGCAGGAAAATACTTAAATTTTTCTTTGCCATCCTTAAGAGCTGATAAGTTTTCTCTTCAGTTATCAGAAAAACTACAAAGGGTAAGAAAGTCAGGATTAACCTTTGCAATAGAAGCAGGAACAGAAAGACTGCGTCGAGTAATTAATAAAGGATTAAAAACTGAAGATTTTCTTGCTACTATTAAAAATGCTTATGATATGGGATGGAGAAGAGTAAAACTTTATTTTATGTTAGGACTTCCTACTGAGAAAAAGGAAGATATTGAAGAATTAGTTGCCTTGATTTTGAAGATGAAAAATCAAAATAAAGGAATGCTTTTTCATCTTAGTTTTTCTATATTTATCCCAAAACCTCATACTGCTTTTCAATGGGAAAGATTTGAAGAAAAGGAAGTAATCGAAGGTAGGAAAAAATATATTTATGAAAATTTAAAAAAAGGATCATTTATTATAGATTTTCATGATTACAATATGAGTTTATTAGAGGCAGTATTTTCAAGAGGAGATAGAAAATTGTCTAATGTCTTATTTTCAGCATGGAAAAAGGGAAGTAGATTAGAAGGATGGAGGGATTATTTAAATATTTCTATTTGGGAAGAAGCTTTTAAGGAAAATAAAATTGATCCTCGGGATTATTTAAAAGAAAGAGACCTAGATGAAGCTCTTCCATGGGATCACATCGTTACTGGAGTTTCGAAAGAGTTTCTGAAAAAGGAAAGAGAAAAAGCATATAGAGAAGAGGAAACTCCTCCTTGTGAATGGAATCACTATTGTGAGTTTTGTGGAATAATACATTATGAATAA
- a CDS encoding Cof-type HAD-IIB family hydrolase, giving the protein MKRYKLIISDFDGSLVGKDLRISQENLEALKELRENGLDITLATGRRLQSVKPFMDKLGIKLPVILYNGAGIYDPVNNIWLYRKFLDPNIFKDILEFLRSLNLKILLGVYWKDELWELEEFESVDNIMRNDLVKFFIEAQREVLEELKELLEIYYKEKAEIVFSGEAYLEILPKGCSKGNAMLWLVNFLNISPKEVIAIGDYDNDIDLLEKAGLGIALPDSSFKIKEIADYIALSGPELILEEILKKFIRSEKS; this is encoded by the coding sequence ATGAAAAGATATAAATTGATTATAAGCGATTTTGATGGAAGCTTAGTAGGGAAGGACTTAAGAATATCTCAAGAAAATCTTGAGGCTCTGAAAGAGCTTAGAGAAAATGGATTAGATATCACTTTAGCTACAGGAAGAAGGCTTCAATCTGTAAAGCCTTTTATGGATAAGTTAGGAATTAAGCTTCCTGTAATTTTATATAATGGTGCTGGCATTTATGATCCTGTAAATAATATATGGTTATATAGAAAATTTTTAGATCCAAACATATTTAAAGATATTCTTGAGTTTTTAAGATCTCTTAATTTGAAGATTCTTCTTGGTGTATACTGGAAGGATGAGCTATGGGAGTTAGAAGAATTTGAGTCTGTTGATAATATTATGAGGAATGATTTAGTTAAATTCTTTATAGAAGCTCAAAGGGAAGTTTTAGAGGAATTAAAAGAGTTATTAGAAATTTATTATAAAGAAAAAGCTGAAATTGTTTTCTCAGGAGAGGCATATTTAGAAATATTACCAAAAGGATGCTCAAAAGGGAATGCAATGTTATGGCTAGTAAATTTCTTAAATATATCACCCAAGGAGGTTATTGCTATTGGAGATTACGATAATGATATAGATCTACTAGAAAAAGCAGGTTTAGGAATTGCTTTACCTGATAGTTCTTTTAAAATAAAAGAAATAGCGGATTACATAGCCCTTTCTGGACCAGAGTTGATTTTAGAGGAAATATTAAAAAAATTTATAAGGAGTGAAAAATCATGA